The DNA window gagtagagactgtgtttgacctttctttgtatcctcagcacttagcacagtgcttggcacatggtagtcAATTACTAAATGTTTGACTGACAGACTCCCTCTGCATATCCTTGGTCTGGCCCAGTTATTCTTTccagctttgttttctttagtccaATACCTTTCCCTTtacaaacttttcatttttctgtacAGACTATTGTTAagctaaaaaaatagagagctaaaaataacaatacaataTCTGATTTTTGTCATATGCAGATTAGCTGATGAGCTACATATGCCATCTCTTCCTGAAATGATGTTTGGAGACAATGTATTAAGAATCCAACACGTTTCTGGCTTTGGGATTGAGTTCAATGCGACTGATGCTTTAAGATGTGTAAACAACTACCAGGGAGTGCTTAAGGTAGCATGTGCTGAAGAGTGGCAAGAGAGCAGGTAAGCAACTGGGTAAAGGTGGATAAAACATGTACAGTAAATGGATCGGGGGATGTTTCCTTAGAATAGGCAGTGGGTTTTCTTATCAGCTTTACAGAGATTCAGTTgactcaactgtaaagtggaggCAGctttcaaaatcaaaataaacacTGCTTGAGTTGTATTTACTTCAGGGTTAGTGTCTTTAAATGAAGTGTCATACCTAATTAGTGGTGCTTCTCTTCTGACCTCAGTAACTACTTTAAAATAACATACTTTGGTACTCACTTCTTCTGATTCTCATTGGGAATGTAAGtgatgattagagaaatgaaagggaaaaggccTGCTTTTTGCCAGTATTTATCACCTGAAAAGCTCTGtggagattgaaaataagtataAAGTATGGTCCCTGTCTTCATGCAGCTGATAGTCTaattggagagagaagaaggaaccatgggaaaagttaaataagTATATATGATTTCCATAACAGTTTGAATTGTATAGAATGGTCATGGAAGAGTTTTCAAATTAAGAAagtatgtatggggcagctaggtggcgcagtggatagagcactggccctgtattcaggagtacctgagttcaaatccagcctcagacacttgacacttactagctgtgtgaccctgggcaagtcacttaaccccagttgcctcaccaaaaaaagaaagaaagtatatagGTGAGCGAACTGTTTAGAACCATTTGTAGAATATAGTTTTGAGGgatgttcatatcctttatcaAGTTTTGTTCTGTCACCGAATACAATCCTTCTCTTTTTGGTCATTGAGGACGGAGGGCGAACACTCCAAAGAGATTATTAAACCATATGATTGGACCTATACAACAGATTACAAAGGAACATTGCTTGGTGAATCACTTAAGTTAAAGGTAAATTTAactcttcttttttgtgttgaactgatttatctttgtttctttatatttaagatcacttttaaatccttttttttgggggggggggtgggcaatagTTTATTCATTCTACATCTCCCTCTAACAATTATTCTGCACTGTGGTGGGGTGCTAGAAAGTTACCTTGATTTTCAGAGTTAGCTAGTCAGTGGCAAGGACTGTGTCTCATCTTTACTGCTTTCCCATGACAGCCAGCTAGAATGCTCTGTAACCCTTTTTGACTGATTTTGGAGTCAGTGAAACTTGAGGAAGATAGGGAAGACTGGAAGCATCATAGCTGACCTTTGTTTATAACTCtttaattgttaaaatttttctttccaagAACTGATAATAattgaatacagatggaagcatgctttctttcatttttttcttttatttgagtcttcttatacaaaatgactaataaggaaatgttttgcataattgcacatgtataacctatatctgattgcttaccacctcagagagggggaagggaagggagggaagaagggatagaatttggaactcaaaactttaacttaaaatgttaaaaaaaatttttctttccagGTTGTGCCTACAACAGATCATATAGATACAGAGAAATTGAAAGCCAGGGAACAGATAAAATTTTTTGAGGAAGTTCTGTTGTTTGAAGATGAACTTCATGATCATGGAGTGTCCAGCTTAAGTGTGAAAATTGTGAGTATAATAATTGCTTTTGCTTAAGTATGGAAAAACATCCTTGTTaaatagatagaaatataaaacatatcCATTAAGCCTCTATACATTAAATGTGACATTTTGTGTTTTTAGATTACGCATCAAGTGAATAGCAGTATAAAATTATACATTTGGGAACTTTTTATGTGATATTAATGATTCCGATTATCCATATACCTAACACATTTTTTGTAGTCTGTCCGTTATTGAAGTTGGGGAAAAAATTTCAGATAGCTTACAATGATGGAAATGCACTTATGTACAAAGGCACAAAACGCTCCTTTATCCTTCCATATTCTGTCTGCAGACGTAGAAATGAACAGCAGAGAGGGAGGGACCCagactcctcccttctttctggtAGCAACTAGTGGTTGGTAAGTGGAGTTACaaatgatttcttatagcattttaGTTGAATTTcgctttctaatttttattatttatttgtaaatctattttatcttctcttaTCTTGTTAGCTTCCTAAACATATCCTACTTCATCTCTcttcccagcatctagcacaatgctttacacatgatgaataataaatatttttggacttgAATTGCATGTAAAAGTCATCTTCTTTGGAGCTTTTCTAAACTTAAAGCCTAATGTTGTACTCATTTTTGGTGTACTACTGCTCCTTGGGTGTTCACAGGTATGATTATAGAGTATTAAGTTTGATACGCCATTCCAGGTAAGCtacagaaaaaaaggggaaacttCTCCAGGACCGATGAGTCTTTTCTTGTAAGTTGGGGTTTTAGGGATCAGATTGGACCATGTTACCTCTGAGGGACAGAAGGGCAAAATCTGCACTCTGCCCTTCTACCTTACTTTCCCTCTGATCAAGTATGGTCCTGTCTGGGTTTTAAGGGTCACTTTAAATATGATTTTGATCATGAGCCCATCCTGTTGACTCTGGGTAGAAGAAATCTTTCATAGAGTTTTCTATATTACTCAT is part of the Dromiciops gliroides isolate mDroGli1 chromosome 4, mDroGli1.pri, whole genome shotgun sequence genome and encodes:
- the TIPRL gene encoding TIP41-like protein; the protein is MMIHGFQSSRQDFSFGPWKLTAAKTHIMKSADVEKLADELHMPSLPEMMFGDNVLRIQHVSGFGIEFNATDALRCVNNYQGVLKVACAEEWQESRTEGEHSKEIIKPYDWTYTTDYKGTLLGESLKLKVVPTTDHIDTEKLKAREQIKFFEEVLLFEDELHDHGVSSLSVKIRVMPSSFFLLLRFFLRIDGVLIRMNDTRLYHEADKTYMLREYTSRESKIANLMHVPPALFTEPNEISQYLPVKEAVCEKLEFPERIDLNLVATQENTGMESK